From a single Porites lutea chromosome 10, jaPorLute2.1, whole genome shotgun sequence genomic region:
- the LOC140949666 gene encoding uncharacterized protein: MAESMPFAKPPEPLEISMGNPAHSWGKWKQKFEIYLKAIGASKKPDEMKVGLLLNHIGEPCLEIYSNFTYLPERDDPAGGEEKLPAEDSDNYATVVAKFDEYFQKRDPQLMLREKFWLHLKREPTQTFDSWVVTVKERAAECKFPADFYEQAVRDKLTFSCKEDNYKLKLYDEGAALSLEKAVKILSLKEATKRELHESTTAEIESVTPRGNRQDPHAGQDTEKRNQRDFKRKPFQTSGRNCGYCNRRHPPGKKNCPAADTRCSKCNKMGHFPIICKSVPPRTVNEVLETEDNFSLTFVGGVYTPTSPNTSKAEPAINSQTSRSDPGWHVNLKIQDQETLAWCIDTGAQVSVMPEHIYKSSYGTLSKSDRELVGAGDVPLKTLGCAVMNLQQDETVIKERVYVVSGASKLLLGIPAIRSLGLIHEIPGTYSVKAVHQMPDSHPLQSGTKEDIVKQYPSLFQGLGKLEGEHTIQLKEGATPFCLTTPRRVPLPLMKQVQEEIKRMEQLDVIEPVDEPTEWCSPIVLVPKADGRVRICVDLTRLNQAVRREVYQMPTVEETLGSLTEGSVFSKLDANSGFHQIVLNPESCNTWAKSLTVMESGKTPPRSKPSPTWQNPRTLQT, from the exons atggcggaaagcATGCCATTCGCCAAACCACCGGAACCGCTGGAAATTTCGATGGGAAATCCTGCTCACTCGTggggaaaatggaaacaaaaattcgaaatttacCTCAAGGCAATTGGAGCTTCAAAGAAACCCGATGAAATGAAAGTGGGGCTGCTATTAAACCACATCGGCGAGCCGTGTTTGGAAATTTACTCGAATTTCACCTACCTACCTGAGCGTGACGACCCCgcgggaggagaagagaaacttCCAGCCGAAGACTCCGACAACTACGCGACCGTTGTGGCAAAGTTTgatgaatactttcaaaaacgGGACCCTCAACTCAtgctgcgagagaaattttggcttcaccTTAAACGAGAGCCCACACAGACctttgattcgtgggtggtgACTGTCAAGGAAAGAGCCGCCGAGTGCAAGTTCCCAGCCGATTTCTATGAGCAAGCAGTTAGAGACAAACTTACCTTTTCCTGTAAGGAAGACAATTACAAGCTAAAACTCTATGACGAGGGAGCAGCCCTTTCACTCGAAAAGGCAGTGAAAATCCTGTCTTTGAAGGAAGCAACAAAACGTGAGTTACACGAATCAACAACCGCAGAGATTGAGAGCGTCACACCGCGAGGGAACAGGCAAGACCCTCATGCTGGTCAAGATACAGAGAAAAGGAACCAGCGAGACTTCAAGAGGAAGCCCTTCCAAACAAGTGGCCGGAACTGTGGGTATTGCAACCGCCGACACCCCCCTGGCAAGAAGAACTGCCCAGCGGCAGATACACGATGCAGCAAGTGCAACAAAATGGGACATTTCCCTATCATATGCAAGAGTGTACCTCCAAGGACGGTCAACGAAGTTCTTGAAACCGAGGATAACTTTAGCCTCACATTTGTGGGAGGGGTTTATACACCCACTAGTCCAAACACCTCCAAGGCCGAACCAGCAATAAACTCTCAAACCAGTAGGTCCGACCCTGGATGGCATGTCAACCTCAAGATTCAAGACCAAGAGACGCTGGCATGGTGCATTGACACAGGAGCACAAGTGTCTGTGATGCCTGAGCACATCTACAAGTCTTCATATGGAACACTTTCAAAATCTGACAGAGAACTTGTCGGAGCAGGGGATGTTCCTTTAAAGACCCTTGGATGTGCAGTCATGAACCTCCAACAAGACGAAACAGTCATTAAAGAACGAGTGTACGTAGTCAGTGGGGCATCCAAGTTGCTTCTGGGGATACCCGCCATCCGAAGTCTTGGTCTTATCCATGAAATCCCTGGGACATACAGTGTTAAAGCTGTCCATCAAATGCCTGATAGCCATCCACTCCAATCAGGGACCAAGGAGGACATTGTCAAGCAGTACCCATCACTTTTTCAAGGCCTTGGCAAATTGGAGGGTGAGCATACAATTCAATTGAAGGAAGGGGCCACACCCTTTTGTTTGACCACTCCCAGGCGAGTACCACTGCCACTAATGAAGCAAGTGCAAGAGGAGATCAAGCGTATGGAACAACTGGACGTTATTGAACCAGTGGATGAGCCGACAGAATGGTGTTCACCGATTGTGCTAGTGCCAAAGGCCGATGGTAGGGTGCGGATATGTGTTGATCTTACCAGGCTTAACCAAGCGGTCCGCCGAGAAGTCTATCAAATGCCAACAGTTGAAGAGACCCTGGGAAGCCTAACAGAAGGCTCAGTATTCTCCAAACTTGATGCCAACTCAGGGTTTCACCAGATAGTCCTAAACCCAGAAA GTTGCAATACTTGGGCCAAATCATTGACAGTGATGGAATCAGGAAAGACCCCTCCAAGATCAAAGCCATCACCGACATGGCAGAACCCCAGAACATTGCAGACCTGA